gacatgagaagttgtaatcttcttcatattccacgaatccaaaaacttaacatactcagagacttcctcatcaacatctctatcaatatctgaatcaccttcatcagaaagttcatccaactgttcttttcccaatcaacagtttttacatcaagagaatgtttggatattgacttagatgtgatagttctctcaggtgaatccaagtttttagaatcatctggtaatttctgaactggtacgttattagagatagactcgtccataatcagatcgctacaaacacagacttataaggtctttaacgtgtttgcctgctctaataccaatcgaaaaaacgggggtctaacaacaccacccaatatttcgcttagcaatctgtatggacatactccaacgtactttttatgagaatcaactagacagttagactcaatcaataaaaagatatatcaaagagtttgtatctcaatctctcgatttgatctttactcaagcaaatggaaatctgcgagtctttatcaaagatagataacttggacggtaccaaagaccaatgtccaaggatcaatcaatatcaatcaacaacgaaaggttggatttccaatttatgatctttaacgcacaacctgtattatttcaattatataaaaatataatgcggaaaagaaataacacagacaccaaaatttttgttaacgaggaaaccgcaaatgcagaaaaatcccgggacctagtccagattgaatacacacggtattaagccgctacagacactaacctactgcaaactaacttcggactggactatagttgaaccccgatcagtctcccaccgatccaaggtacagttgtactcctacgcctttgatcccaacaggatactgcgcacttgattcccttagctaatctcacccacaaccaagagttgtcgtaacccaaaatcacagacttgacaataaacagatccgtctcacacagaaaagtctatcaaaggataaatctgtctcctacagataaaccctaggttttgttccgtcttttgatataaaatcaaggtgaacgtgaaccaattgataatccggtcttatattcccgaagaacagcatagattaatcaatcacctctctacaatatttcctgactacacaagcggattgtcgaggaatcacaaacagtgagacgaagatgtttgtgacttctttatcttgcctatcagagagctctcacgatctcaagctaatcaatcgattgtactcgtacgatagaagatgcaagatcaaatcacacaactacgataaagtagtatcggtctggcttcacaatcccaatgaagtctttaagtcgttaacctgattttagagaagaaaatcaaaggttaatggagatcgactctagcgggcgcactagtagcacacaaacgtgtggggattagttttgcacaatgctagatgtctcctttatatagccttcaaatcagggttttgtcgtagttacaaagcaatccttattcaccgttagatgaaaacctgatttagattcaagctaatatttctcaaccgttagatcgaaaacttagcttgtcacacacacttgggtagacgtttactgagttcgtgaaaaccatgcccaaacgtgtacgtgtatattggttcaacataataacccataaggttaaccatatgagcactttctattaaccttgttcttcttcaccataactagttcaattgactcaaatgaactagttaaagagttgttcaattgctatgatatctcatgtaactacacaagacacaatcgaaacaaagatgattcgattcgattgattcggctcatgaacattatagccacggtttgcataaaaaattccttagtaatttaatgtttcatgtttagagcacatctttagatcataacctcttaagttcacaaacaagttcgcggacttaagttaatcggttgagttttccaaactcaacagaaattctcggaaagagaacttccgccagttcgcagacttagcacacaaacgagttttggaaaatcgagcagaaattctcggtcgagaacttccgatagttcgcggacttggtaagccaattccacaatcctcacaatttctcttgatcaacaaagttcgaaaacttcggttcaaggatacatggttatgtaatttaaactctcatttcaatcattgagatattctcagaggacgctatgtatccgttattcacagaccgattcacgtcagagcaattctcaaagtgattgaaacttttcatgactttcttcactaggtgaagataaacttgatcaaagcgaaacgctttaccaacacacgatttcgagataaaagataagcaatgaatgctcagctcgaaatgtcaaatgtgtatgatctagtctatatagcatacgacttttgtctcgtaagaagtaggagatagaagagataaacttttgagtgatagataagttcaagtctccacatacctttttgttgatgaagttccacggttccttgtatagatcttcgttgttgtatgatgaatcgccatgaagtccttgagctcaactacacttttctatcctagtccgagacttagctatgtaggctagaaatcaagacttatagttttgatcactaacattgacaaacatgcttgagatagaaacgcatgcgaagttgaccgagctatgctctaacaagtctCATCCATTTCCAACAGGAAGTGAAGCGTTACAGGTGAAGATGGATCTAGAACCAAATTGAACTCATTTAAATACATAGTTTCTTCATAGCATCTTGTATAAAGTTGAAATACCAAGCCaactcaaaaagaatgaggtcgttTCGAAGTCGGACGAAAAGTTATGACGAAATATCAGGAATAAAAAGCGAATCACGCGACAAAATAGTCGGTAGATATCAAAGGTACAAAATGTACTAATTATGGGTGATTTCAGTATCAAGAAATCTTCTATTTTGAGCTTGTACAATCAGTAGACATGAGGGAAATCAAGTCTACTGATCATGACAAGTTTTCAGTCCAGAAAAAGTCATATTTTGATCTCCAATAATCAGTAGATAAGAAGGGGATCGATCCTACCAAATATGAACAATTTTGGCATCGGAAAACTCTTGTTTTTTAGGGCGGTCAAAATATGATATTACCTATTATGACATTACATGAGCTCCAATACCTTGATGTTCTATCACTACATGGAATTGCTGCAAATAATGTTCAGCTACCATTTACAAAATATTAAACTGAGGTATGTAGCATTAGCTAAAAAAATATTTGACTGTGCAATTTTGGTCCAACTACGAAACCTAATTCGTTAAACTAAATTTAATTTATGTATTTTAATTTTATATCTTGTTTTTATCTAATTTACCTTTtgtattttttattctttttcattTTACTGAGTCTACTTAATATTAACATAATTGAAATCATGTTAAACAATATAATTCAAATTACAATGAAAGTTTAATTAAGATTAAACCGATAGTTACAATTCATTACACTTAAAATGTATTCACTGATCAGATGTAAAATGATTATGTTAACTAAAATTATTTACTACATTCAATTAGAACACTTTCAACTACCAATTTATTTACTCTTCAATTTCATTATCACCACCAAGGTTAATTGGACCTTATAACTATTGTTCCTCTTATTGCATTATCTTATTAAATCGTTTCTGCCCAAATTTTAGATGTGCTTGATTCATTTTTGAATTGTTAGATATTAAGATCTCTCTCACGTACACGTATAGCAATAAGATTTTAGCTTCTTTTTAATTCAAAAGTACTTCATTATGATGATAAGCTCTAACCATTTCTGATGCTCATCCATGCACGCCTTTAAATTAAAAAtttatcaactaaacttgaatctgaaaaagattttttattttatttttgtacaaaATCAAGGTGTTTTCCACTGGGATCGTGGATACTGAGATTGTAATTTGAATGCAGTGAGGGATCAATAGGTATGTTGGTGAGCAGTTACGATGATGTGTTCATTTATCATAAGGAAATGTTGTAACTATTGGATGCACCTGAGAAACAAGTGTGAGTGGTTATGGTAATTTAGCTGGTGCGCGTAACATCCAACAAATCAAGGTTTAAATCTGTTTAATATGTAGAGGATGTGTAAGCCACTTTTGACATTAAAACTTTGGCTATAGTTCTTTGCTATTTGTTTCGAGTTTTTTTTGTTGGCGTTAACTAGCAAAACAAAATCCTTCGAAAATCGCAACGAGTTAACAAATTCAatttttaaattaaaattttCATTATCCTTGCTATTAGCCTCAGCTTCATCTTTTTCTGTTGCACTAATTGTTTTGTACTATTAGATCaacaaaaattttttttttgattgtattAAAAAAATTCGACAACCCTCGGCGATCATGATTTCAGAAATTGCCGAATTTGCGTAGAAAATGTTAAGAATATTTTTCCAAAGTGTAAGATGGATTTACTGTGCGCCACTGATAGTATCTAGTGTATAGAATACATAACTCTTTGCAAATATAATCATCTTCCTCTGAAGTGAATTTGGAACCACGAACTTTGAGAGAACCTAGAATGATGAATAACATTTTTGGGAAAACTTGTGAGACGATCAAGTTATGGTCACCAACAACCATAACATAGCCAAACGACTATTTTTTCACCCCTCAGGCCTATTCCTATGTACATGTCAAACACCATGATTTGccacttttgcacccactatgaATATGGAAAAGTGGCAAACGTATATGTAAAAGTGTCAAACATGCCACTTAGACATACACGACAGACTTTCCAGCAAGCGATAGAATGGCCATCGCTTGAGGGTCAGACAAATGCTAGCGCTAGTCTTCCTAGCGCTCGTCAGTTTGATCATCGTTCAACCACTCATCATCAAACGTCTAGAAACTccccctctataaatacccaactccaaaatcatttcaactcacaatagaatttctaaatctctattGAATTTCTTCATCTCTCTAGAAATACCCAACTCCATCCGCGAAATAATACCCACGAGTGTATTGATTGTCGTTGATTGTGAAACGGACTTGGGGACAAATTCCATACTTTAGATCTTCAAACAGAGGCGACTTGCgcaaaacattaatatcattttgtgaacccggaTGATCCAAAAAAACGTGTCATATCCAAAAGTCGTAAGAAGCAGCCGCTTTAAGGATAACAATTGATTGCGGGTAACGATCCTTATATTGACCGACCCAATAACCAAGCCATCCCTGCCATACCAATGCATACAGTTAAGATTACCTAGCATTCTTGGGAATCCCTTATCCTCATTCTTCCTTaatatttgtctaacatcttccTCGGTTGGTTTTCATAAAtacgttggaccaaaatgattaattattACTTCGCAAAACAATGAAAAATAAGTGAGTGAAGTTCTACCCGACAAAGAAGGTACTCATCTTTAGCATCCGCGGGTTTGCCATAATCTAAAATTCTTAAATCCGAAGTAAgtttttgttcaggactatgacctTTGATATttagtgcatcaaactgataattaaattgagtatCTACCCGACAAGGCTCATCAATAATCTTTTTCACCAGGTGCCGAAGCACGCAGAACCGACGTTGGAAATCCTGACCAGAGAGTACACAcatttgggaagaaaataatcataCATCAGCTTATGGAggtaaaattccctccctcgataAGTATATCTTCTTGAGAATAATTCTTTTGGCTCTGGAACTCTATGTATTTAGCCCGAATGTACGAGCATTAGAGGGTCTATTAGTTCTTTAGCTTCAACTTCCTTATCATCAAGTTGTTGCAACCTTCGTTGCTGCATTTCTTGCTGTAGTTTAAACCAATTCATAATTATATTCCTTTTTTCATTGGATCTTgtcattgatgattatgaaatttaaaattgagaataCGGGTAAAGAAATACGTAAAATATATGTAGAAATAGGTGTGAGTAATTTGATGAAGTGAAGGGACGTATTTATAGGAACGAAGTTGGGGGAAATAGTCGTTACAATAGCCGTTGAACGATATAGTTTCCATCGAGCGATTAGAACTACAACGCCGTCGATATTCTTAATATCGACAACGATGTAATTAATATTTATTGATAGATAAATTATCGCTCAGTTGTTTTCTCATATTGACGTAACTGATTTGCCACGCCACCTGCTATGACAAACAAAACTATTTGACCCGATACATAGGAATAAGTCCTGCATGCAAAACACCAAATTTGCTTACTCGACTAGACTGACCCTGCAGTAACCCAATTTAATTTTTAATGTGCTTTCCTTATTTTCGGTTTGGCTCAAAGCACAACACAGAACAAGGAAAATAGATTCGGattattttcataaaaaataaataaaataaaatgaaaataacatgAAAAACAACTACAAAGCCCTAAACGCTCCGAAGGAGGTGTAGCATTGTCTTAAGTTCTTAACATCATTTTTTCccgtctcttcttcttcttctctctctatttttatttttttcttcccctctcttcttcttcttctttcgtcCTTTTTAGGTTTTCAATTCAAACCTCAACAAAAGTTTccccctttttttcttcttcttcttccaaaccCTCTCCATTTCCCTTTTCtctgtttgttttcattttctgaaAGACTCTGCCTTTACCCCCTtacctctctctttctctctatttTCACACATTTTTTTCCTCTAAGAAAACATGAGTAGCCTTTCTAGGGTTTCAATCCCTAACACCGTTAAGAAAACGATCCAAAACATCAAAGAGATCGCTGGTAATCACAGTGATGATGAAATATATGCAATGCTTAAAGAGTGTTCTATGGATCCAAACGAGACCACTCAGAGACTATTGTATCAAGGTAAATACTTTCCTTTTCCATTCTAAAATgtatttcttttgaaatttattcCTGTTTTAGGTCAAGTTTTTGCTCCTTATTCTTGGTATTGATGTGTTTCTATGTTTAACTGAGTTGTGATAATGGGTTAATGATTCTCTTTCTATGTTGCTGTTCAGAGAGGAAAAATTGAATCTTTAGCAGCTAAATACACTAGGGTTCTGTTGTGAGTCTTTTGACTTCACTTATTTTTTTTGCCCTAAATTGGTTCATTTTTCACTTTATTTGCCCTAATTTCAAATAACATGTAATAAGATAGTAAAACTGAAATTATCAGAATGGGTCTTGTAACTTGGAAGTAGATGTGATTATTCTCCTCTTTCTACTGCGCTGGTGGTTGTGTGATGGACTTGCCTTTTTTTTACCTGTCTATTGTCCTAGAGTATTTGTGACGTGATTAGTGTCTTCCTTGTGTTTGCAATCTCAAAACAAGTTTATGGATTGCTATGCAGATACATTTCATGAGGTCAAGAGGAAGCGTGATAAGAAAAAAGAGGTAACCATCTCTTCTAACTCTCTTGATTAAATTTAAGGTAATAGTGATGACACTACGCTTTGTTTAAGGTTGTATGTATTCTGAACCATGTTTGAAAGACCCATCCTTGGAACCTATTGCAGCTACATTTTACCCATTCACTATTTTTCTGTGAAATGACTTTTtcttgaaaataatcgatgttcgCCTTTCTCGTCTTCTTTTTAAAAAGGTCAATATATTTACATGGTTGGAGGTGGATACGGGGAAACTCCTCAATCCGTTTTATCTGACACTAATATGTGGTATCTGTTAAATCTTAAATGTCTATGGGAGGATTGGATCCAACACATGATTATTCCTTTTAGGTTTACATACGGGAATCTTTATTGTTAGCAAAGTGTAGTTACTGTTATGTGTTCTGGGAGTCTTCAGCGGTACCAATTTTCTACACGAGGTTGTGATGTTTCAAGTCTGTTACGCTTACATTGGTGTATTTCATTTGAGATCTACTTTGATTCAGAACAAATCAGCTTCTTTGATCTTAAGTACATAAAGTCATTACAAATGTTTCTACTGAAGTTTTTCTACTGCCTTTTCAAATCATTATCAACTTAGTATGTATGCTTATTTTTCATAGCAGAATGTGAACATCAGAGAGTTGGCAGATTCTAGGTGGAGGCCTGGCCCCCAGGGGCGAGGAGGTAGGAGTGGGCGGCCAAACGAGTTTCCTCGCTACAATTCTCAAGGTTCAAATTCCCTTATAATCTCAGTCTCACAATCGAATTTGCCTATGGCCTTGGTTAAATGATACATTTATAAACCATAATTTAATGTGGGAAACGTATGTTCCTCTGTCCTTTGGTTTTTATTGTTGTCCACTTCATTTAATAGCTGTCTGTCCAGATGCTGGTGTTGGGAGAAATGGTATATCTGTGAAGGAAAATGGAGTCAATCAGGGACCAGATAAAGCGGGTATTCTTGATTTGCCGGTTTCTCTGGATACGGAAAATAAAGCTGCAAGGTAGCTTTCTGTAGAGTTTTATTTGAAATGTCTCGGTCTCCAGTTTCATTTAGATAATGCCGCCTTTCTGAGTTCTTTTATGTAACTAGTATTTGATTGGAATGTGAATGAATTATAATTACATTGGTTATTTTTACAGTTCTCTACCAGGGATGGCAAATGGAAATTTTAATACTCCTAATGGAAGTTCAATTCTTGGGCCTCCCACACAGATGGCCACAGGTGGTGGTACGAACTTTTCTGTGAACTTTACTAAGGTAAGGAATGCACCAGAACCACATGTTAATGGAAAAATTACCCCACCATCTGGAGTCAACATTTCACGTGAGAGGTCTACACCCAATCCCAAGCACATTGTACCACCACCATCTGTGCTTGGAGTTTATTCCTCGGCTTCAGATCCCGTTCTGGTGCCGTCTGTAGACTCACGAGTCCCTGGTGCAGTAGGAACAATTAAGCGTGAAGTGAGGGTTCAACGTGCAGCCGTGGAACCTAACTCAGATGCCCCTAACGATACTATATCCTCTACTTGTCAGGAGATTGCAGACAGTTCCCAAGTAAATAAAGTTCTCTCTCACAATCAACTAAACATTATGTTTATTTGTTATCttaaaaaaccaaaaccaaaactataAAATTGATAACTCCCTTCTATTTGCAATGCAGATGACAATAAAACCTTTGGGAGCGGAAAACAGCCAGCAGTTGGAGTTGTCAGAACCTTCTTCTTCACAAGGTGGGTCAATTAGCAGGCCATCATCGAATTATGGTAGTCACTCCCAACAGATTTCTGGTCCTCAGAAACGTAATTTTGATCCTTACCAGTTTTTGTGCTACTGTTTCAACTACAGTTCACCAATGATATTGTTTCCTGCATGGAATATGTTAGTAGACCAGTTCTAGGAGCTATGAGCTACTAAAGCTAGTGATTGAGAATTAGTGAATTTAGAAGAAAATCTACGGTTGTTAAATTATCCGATAATGATTTTCATTTTTGTATCCAGCTGTAGGCCCTGGTAGGGAGTGGAAACCAAAGCCAATGAGTTCAAATGCAGCTTTGGCTTCAGGTGAAGTTGCCATGTTAAAGATTGAAACCGTTACAGACGAGGCCGGTGACGAGTCAGTGCCTGAACTTACGGAGTCTGTATCTGAAGATGCAATTATGCCACTTCAGAAGAAGCTAGAAGAGGTGCATTTTTTCTCTGACAGTCAACATGTTATTATTCCGAACCATCTCCATGTCGCTGAATCTGAAAGAAGTGGGTTGAGTTTTGGAAGCTTTGAAGCTGGTTTTGGCGTGACAACAAGCTATATTGGTGGCCATGATGCTGAAAAGAGCTCTACACCTTTATCGGAATCCCCTCAGGAAACTGCAGAAGTTGCTGAAGAATCGTTCTCGAGGTCAGTAAGCATAGCAGCTCTCATTTTTCCTTAAAAGTCCTTAGATTGTTAGATGTGACACTAGTGGGCCAAAGCTTACTCATGAGCTTCGAAAGTCGTTACGCGTATATTTGACTTACACTACCTTTTCGGTTGCATTGATTGGAAAGTTGTAATGAAATGTGTTGTCAGTTGTGAATGGGCTGGCTACAGTCAGATACCCACATCATAGGACTAATATCTTGAATGGCTTGAGTAACTCTTGCTGGACCTCTGTTGCATATCtctggtgttttttttttcttttttttttctttctgtttcatgTTATGTGCTCTGGAGTTGAAAATCTTATCAtatgttttgtttcttttttatctGGGTGCAGCAATCAGGAGACGC
This is a stretch of genomic DNA from Papaver somniferum cultivar HN1 chromosome 1, ASM357369v1, whole genome shotgun sequence. It encodes these proteins:
- the LOC113301783 gene encoding uncharacterized protein LOC113301783 isoform X2, with protein sequence MSSLSRVSIPNTVKKTIQNIKEIAGNHSDDEIYAMLKECSMDPNETTQRLLYQDTFHEVKRKRDKKKENVNIRELADSRWRPGPQGRGGRSGRPNEFPRYNSQAVCPDAGVGRNGISVKENGVNQGPDKAGILDLPVSLDTENKAASSLPGMANGNFNTPNGSSILGPPTQMATGGGTNFSVNFTKVRNAPEPHVNGKITPPSGVNISRERSTPNPKHIVPPPSVLGVYSSASDPVLVPSVDSRVPGAVGTIKREVRVQRAAVEPNSDAPNDTISSTCQEIADSSQMTIKPLGAENSQQLELSEPSSSQAVGPGREWKPKPMSSNAALASGEVAMLKIETVTDEAGDESVPELTESVSEDAIMPLQKKLEEVHFFSDSQHVIIPNHLHVAESERSGLSFGSFEAGFGVTTSYIGGHDAEKSSTPLSESPQETAEVAEESFSSNQETPEDALEGENFDDSQSPKDVMENVSPEEANISSSAVEDHDQPKLETVLPPGGPQFSVVHTVPTYSTFGLMPPMLGTQFAPFDSSDPQARAFVVQQSFDPANYYSQVYRAGTDGDGRFSPLLTPAAAAATKFNGNIALLSSQAGQSPQESGDSLIHSTSPTPHASQAIGVMPSSISVSQQPVPVFRHPQAMHMPHFPPNYLPYGSYYSPYFVPPPTIHQFLSNSAFPQQPPSGSVYPTPVAATAAAATGIKYSLPQFKVGGTTGNPTHIGMQPGYAQFSSLPSGYSPSPASTTGGNSSGNEDLVAPQFKENNVYITAPQSEGGSAVWVPAPGREISGMQAGPFYNLPQGQHIAFAPSQTGHPAFAGIYHPTQAMGGTVHPLLQQSQAMAGAVEMVGPPAGVYQQQPQRTQVNWTNTY
- the LOC113301783 gene encoding uncharacterized protein LOC113301783 isoform X6 — encoded protein: MSSLSRVSIPNTVKKTIQNIKEIAGNHSDDEIYAMLKECSMDPNETTQRLLYQDTFHEVKRKRDKKKENVNIRELADSRWRPGPQGRGGRSGRPNEFPRYNSQDAGVGRNGISVKENGVNQGPDKAGILDLPVSLDTENKAASSLPGMANGNFNTPNGSSILGPPTQMATGGGTNFSVNFTKVRNAPEPHVNGKITPPSGVNISRERSTPNPKHIVPPPSVLGVYSSASDPVLVPSVDSRVPGAVGTIKREVRVQRAAVEPNSDAPNDTISSTCQEIADSSQMTIKPLGAENSQQLELSEPSSSQAVGPGREWKPKPMSSNAALASGEVAMLKIETVTDEAGDESVPELTESVSEDAIMPLQKKLEEVHFFSDSQHVIIPNHLHVAESERSGLSFGSFEAGFGVTTSYIGGHDAEKSSTPLSESPQETAEVAEESFSSNQETPEDALEGENFDDSQSPKDVMENVSPEEANISSSAVEDHDQPKLETVLPPGGPQFSVVHTVPTYSTFGLMPPMLGTQFAPFDSSDPQVQQSFDPANYYSQVYRAGTDGDGRFSPLLTPAAAAATKFNGNIALLSSQAGQSPQESGDSLIHSTSPTPHASQAIGVMPSSISVSQQPVPVFRHPQAMHMPHFPPNYLPYGSYYSPYFVPPPTIHQFLSNSAFPQQPPSGSVYPTPVAATAAAATGIKYSLPQFKVGGTTGNPTHIGMQPGYAQFSSLPSGYSPSPASTTGGNSSGNEDLVAPQFKENNVYITAPQSEGGSAVWVPAPGREISGMQAGPFYNLPQGQHIAFAPSQTGHPAFAGIYHPTQAMGGTVHPLLQQSQAMAGAVEMVGPPAGVYQQQPQRTQVNWTNTY
- the LOC113301783 gene encoding GBF-interacting protein 1-like isoform X3, with product MSSLSRVSIPNTVKKTIQNIKEIAGNHSDDEIYAMLKECSMDPNETTQRLLYQDTFHEVKRKRDKKKEQNVNIRELADSRWRPGPQGRGGRSGRPNEFPRYNSQDAGVGRNGISVKENGVNQGPDKAGILDLPVSLDTENKAASSLPGMANGNFNTPNGSSILGPPTQMATGGGTNFSVNFTKVRNAPEPHVNGKITPPSGVNISRERSTPNPKHIVPPPSVLGVYSSASDPVLVPSVDSRVPGAVGTIKREVRVQRAAVEPNSDAPNDTISSTCQEIADSSQMTIKPLGAENSQQLELSEPSSSQAVGPGREWKPKPMSSNAALASGEVAMLKIETVTDEAGDESVPELTESVSEDAIMPLQKKLEEVHFFSDSQHVIIPNHLHVAESERSGLSFGSFEAGFGVTTSYIGGHDAEKSSTPLSESPQETAEVAEESFSSNQETPEDALEGENFDDSQSPKDVMENVSPEEANISSSAVEDHDQPKLETVLPPGGPQFSVVHTVPTYSTFGLMPPMLGTQFAPFDSSDPQARAFVVQQSFDPANYYSQVYRAGTDGDGRFSPLLTPAAAAATKFNGNIALLSSQAGQSPQESGDSLIHSTSPTPHASQAIGVMPSSISVSQQPVPVFRHPQAMHMPHFPPNYLPYGSYYSPYFVPPPTIHQFLSNSAFPQQPPSGSVYPTPVAATAAAATGIKYSLPQFKVGGTTGNPTHIGMQPGYAQFSSLPSGYSPSPASTTGGNSSGNEDLVAPQFKENNVYITAPQSEGGSAVWVPAPGREISGMQAGPFYNLPQGQHIAFAPSQTGHPAFAGIYHPTQAMGGTVHPLLQQSQAMAGAVEMVGPPAGVYQQQPQRTQVNWTNTY
- the LOC113301783 gene encoding uncharacterized protein LOC113301783 isoform X4 — translated: MSSLSRVSIPNTVKKTIQNIKEIAGNHSDDEIYAMLKECSMDPNETTQRLLYQDTFHEVKRKRDKKKENVNIRELADSRWRPGPQGRGGRSGRPNEFPRYNSQDAGVGRNGISVKENGVNQGPDKAGILDLPVSLDTENKAASSLPGMANGNFNTPNGSSILGPPTQMATGGGTNFSVNFTKVRNAPEPHVNGKITPPSGVNISRERSTPNPKHIVPPPSVLGVYSSASDPVLVPSVDSRVPGAVGTIKREVRVQRAAVEPNSDAPNDTISSTCQEIADSSQMTIKPLGAENSQQLELSEPSSSQAVGPGREWKPKPMSSNAALASGEVAMLKIETVTDEAGDESVPELTESVSEDAIMPLQKKLEEVHFFSDSQHVIIPNHLHVAESERSGLSFGSFEAGFGVTTSYIGGHDAEKSSTPLSESPQETAEVAEESFSSNQETPEDALEGENFDDSQSPKDVMENVSPEEANISSSAVEDHDQPKLETVLPPGGPQFSVVHTVPTYSTFGLMPPMLGTQFAPFDSSDPQARAFVVQQSFDPANYYSQVYRAGTDGDGRFSPLLTPAAAAATKFNGNIALLSSQAGQSPQESGDSLIHSTSPTPHASQAIGVMPSSISVSQQPVPVFRHPQAMHMPHFPPNYLPYGSYYSPYFVPPPTIHQFLSNSAFPQQPPSGSVYPTPVAATAAAATGIKYSLPQFKVGGTTGNPTHIGMQPGYAQFSSLPSGYSPSPASTTGGNSSGNEDLVAPQFKENNVYITAPQSEGGSAVWVPAPGREISGMQAGPFYNLPQGQHIAFAPSQTGHPAFAGIYHPTQAMGGTVHPLLQQSQAMAGAVEMVGPPAGVYQQQPQRTQVNWTNTY
- the LOC113301783 gene encoding GBF-interacting protein 1-like isoform X5, which encodes MSSLSRVSIPNTVKKTIQNIKEIAGNHSDDEIYAMLKECSMDPNETTQRLLYQDTFHEVKRKRDKKKEQNVNIRELADSRWRPGPQGRGGRSGRPNEFPRYNSQAVCPDAGVGRNGISVKENGVNQGPDKAGILDLPVSLDTENKAASSLPGMANGNFNTPNGSSILGPPTQMATGGGTNFSVNFTKVRNAPEPHVNGKITPPSGVNISRERSTPNPKHIVPPPSVLGVYSSASDPVLVPSVDSRVPGAVGTIKREVRVQRAAVEPNSDAPNDTISSTCQEIADSSQMTIKPLGAENSQQLELSEPSSSQAVGPGREWKPKPMSSNAALASGEVAMLKIETVTDEAGDESVPELTESVSEDAIMPLQKKLEEVHFFSDSQHVIIPNHLHVAESERSGLSFGSFEAGFGVTTSYIGGHDAEKSSTPLSESPQETAEVAEESFSSNQETPEDALEGENFDDSQSPKDVMENVSPEEANISSSAVEDHDQPKLETVLPPGGPQFSVVHTVPTYSTFGLMPPMLGTQFAPFDSSDPQVQQSFDPANYYSQVYRAGTDGDGRFSPLLTPAAAAATKFNGNIALLSSQAGQSPQESGDSLIHSTSPTPHASQAIGVMPSSISVSQQPVPVFRHPQAMHMPHFPPNYLPYGSYYSPYFVPPPTIHQFLSNSAFPQQPPSGSVYPTPVAATAAAATGIKYSLPQFKVGGTTGNPTHIGMQPGYAQFSSLPSGYSPSPASTTGGNSSGNEDLVAPQFKENNVYITAPQSEGGSAVWVPAPGREISGMQAGPFYNLPQGQHIAFAPSQTGHPAFAGIYHPTQAMGGTVHPLLQQSQAMAGAVEMVGPPAGVYQQQPQRTQVNWTNTY